The Actinomycetes bacterium genome includes the window GCGTACCACCCGCCGACGGTGTGCGCGGCGAAGGCACGGTCCACGTCGATGCGGTGCTGCGGGCTGCGATGGTGGACGGCGGCTCGCACCGCCTCCCAGCCACCGAGCGGCGTCACCGGCGCGTCGGAGCCGAGCGCCAAGGCGAGCCCTGCGCCGTCCATCGTCGCGAACGGGTTGAGCTCTGCGGCCCGCTGCGGGCCGAGCCGGGTGGCGTACATCCCGGCGTCCCCGCCCCACAGCTCGTCGAAGACCGGCTGCACGGACGCCACCACACCCAGCGCCGCGAGGCGGGTGACCAGCCCGGCGTCGAGCATCTCGGCGTGCTCGACCCGGTGCCGTGCCGCTCGCAGAGCCGGAACGCCCACGACCGCCGCGGCCGACTCGAGCCCCTCGGTCACGGCCGCGAGGGCGGCGTCGCCGATGGCGTGGAAGCCCGCCTGGAGGCCGGCCCGGGTGCACGCCACGACGTGCTCGGCGATCTCCTCCACGCTGACGTACGCCGCCCCGGTGCCGTCGGCGTCGGCGTACGGCTCGCGCAGCCAGGCGGTGTGCGAGCCCAGGGCGCCGTCGACGAACAGGTCGCCCGCGGCGCCCCTCGCGCCGACCGACAGGGCACGGACGACCCCGCCGGAGGAGGCGAGCTCGCCCCAGTAGCCCGTCACCGCCGGGCCGGGCGAGCTCGCGGCCAGCTCGAGCAGGGCGGTGAGGTCGTCCACCCCGGAGATCCGCGGGCCGGCGCACTCGTGGACCGAGGCGATCCCGAGGGACGCGGCCCGGTCCAGCGTCGTGCGCTGGGCGGCCGACCGCTGCGACTCGGTGACCGCGGCCAGGGCGGCGGCGCGGACCGCGTGGTGGGCCTCACGCGTGAGCGGTCCGTCCGGGTCGTAGCCGTCGAGCCGCGCCAGCTGCGGCACCAGCGCCCGAAGCGCCGAGGACGCGGCGGCGGAGTGCACGTCGATGCGCGCGAGGTAGCTCGGCCGGCCGCCGGCCGCCCGGTCCACCTCCGTACGCGTCGGCGCCTGACCATCCGGCCAGCGCGACTCGTCCCACCCGTGCCCGAGGACGACGGCCGCCCGGCTGCCTCGTACGTACGTCGCGACGGCGTCGAGCGCTTCGGCCAGCGAGTGCGTCGCCGTGAGGTCGAGGCCGTCCAGCGCCAGCCCGGTGGCGGTCGCGTGCACGTGCGCGTCCACGAACGCGGGGGTGACCAGGCAGCCCGCCAGGTCCACCACCTCGTCGGCGTCGGGCAGCGGGTCGCTGCCGACCCAGGCCACGCGGTCGTCGGCGAGCAGCACCGCGCTCGCGTCGGGCCGTCCCGGGCTGAGCACGTGGCCGTCGCGCAGCAGCAGCGTGGTCATGCGGCCAGGCGGGCGTCGAAGAGCCGGCGCACCGCCGGGTCCTCGCGGAACAGGTCGAGGGCCAGCTGCGCGTGTCCAGGGGTGTAGCCGTTGCCGATCAGCATCGTGACGGCGGAGGCGAGCCCCTCCGCCCCGAGGGCGGCCGCCGTGAACGACGTGGCCATGGAGAAGAAGATCACGGTGCCGCGCACCGGGTCGGTGGACAGGATCGCGCCGTGCTCGCAGCCGGGCACGTCGACGCAGACGACCGTGATGTCCGCCGGCTCACCGAGCGCCGCGGTGATCGCGTCCGAGAGGGCGACCGGGTCTCGGGCATCGGCCACCGCGACGGCTTCGACCAGCCCGCTGGCCTCGAGCAGGGCCGCTTCGTTCCCGTTCGGGACCACGCCGACGCGTCGCCGGGCCCCGAAGCGGCGGGCGGCCGCCAGCGAGAGAGAGCCGCTCTTGCCGGCGCCGCCGAGCACGGCCACCGACGGCGGCCGCCCGGCGGAGACGTACTCGCCGACCACCCGCGCGGTCAGGGCCGGCGCACCGGCCACGTCCATGACGGCGATGGCGAGCTCATCGGGCAGGTCGTCCGGCAGCACGGTCGCGATGGAGCGGCCGAACAGGATCGCGCTGCCCTCGCACGGGACCTGCTCCGAAGCCGCGTCCCAGCGGCTCAGCCCGTCGGTGATGCGCAGCGGGGTCAGGGACAGGGAGACCAGGGTCGCCACCCGCTCCCCCGGCCGCAGGCCGAGCGGGGACTCGGGCCCCACCTCGTCGACCACTCCGACCAGCATGCCGCCGCTGCCGGTGACCGGGTTCTGCATCTTGCCCCGCTCCTCGACGATGGCGAGGACCTCGCGGCGCAGCGCGTCGCGGTCGGCACCGTGCTTGTCGGCCAGCTGGCGGAAGCTGGCGGCGTCGAGGTTGAGCCGCTCGACGCGGATCCGGACCTCGTCCGGGCCCACCGCGGGGTCCGGGTCCAGGCGCCAGGCGGCCTGGGGCAGGACACCGACCGGTTCGAGCACCCGGCGCAGGCCGACGGAGGCGGACGTCGTCGTCATGGCCGTGATCGTCCCACATCTGGCACGGCGATCCGGCCAGTCGACGGGAAGACATCCCGCGAAGGAGTACGCTTGCGGGAGGATCTCCCGCTATCCTCGGGGTCCATGATGCCTTCGTCCGCGGATCAGCCGTACGTCTACCGTCGCCGGGAGCCGCGGGAGCCGGACTGGACCCGCTTCCCGGGCTGGGCCGAGGTCAGCACGCAGCAGTGGCGCGACGTGCAGTGGCAGCGCTCGCACTGCGTGAAGACCATCAAGCAGCTCCACGCGGTGGTCGGCGACCTGCTGGACGAGGGCTTCTACGCCGACCTGGAGCGCGACCAGGCCGAGCGGGCGACGATGTCGATGCTCGTCCCACCCCAGATGCTCAACACGATGGTCCCGGCGTCCCACGACGCCGGTGCGCCGACGGCCGCGGCCTTCACCGCGGCGTTCTACGCCGACCCGGTCCGCCGCTACATGCTGCCGGTGCTGTCGGACCGGCGTACCGACTGGCCGTCCCACCCCTACGCCACACGCGACTCCCTGCACGAGCACGACATGTGGGTGGCGGAGGGCCTCACGCACCGCTACCCGACCAAGGTGCTCGCCGAGCTGCTGCCGACGTGCCCGCAGTACTGCGGGCACTGCACGCGGATGGACCTGGTCGGCAACTCCACGCCACAGGTGGCCAAGCTGAAGTTCGGCCTCAAACCGGTGGACCGCTACGACGCGATGATCGACTACCTGCGGCGAACCCCCGGCGTCCGCGACGTGGTCGTCTCCGGAGGGGACGTCGCGAACCTGCCGTGGCGCCAGCTGGAGGCCTTCGTCGACCGGCTGCTCGACATCGAGAACATCCGCGACATCCGGCTGGCCACGAAGGCCCTCATGGCGCTCCCGCAGCACTGGCTGCAGGACGAGGTACGGACCGGGATGACGCGCATCGCCAACCGAGCGCGCGCCCAGGGCGTCTCGGTGGCGATCCACACCCACGTCAACGCGGCCCAGCAGGTCACGCCGCTGGTGGCCGAGGCCACCGCCGCGATGCTCGAGGCGGGCGTGCGCGACGTGCGCAACCAGGGCGTGCTCATGCGCGGGGTCAACACGACGACCGACGCCCTGCTCGACCTGTCCTTCGCGCTGCTCGACGGCGCGGGGATCATGCCCTACTACTTCTACCTCTGCGACATGATCCCCAACGCGGAGCACTGGCGGACCTCCGTCGCCCACGCCCAGCAGCTCCAGCACGGGATCATGGGCTACCTGCCCGGCTTCGCCACGCCGCGGATCGTGTGCGACGTACCGTTCGTCGGCAAGCGCTGGGTGCACCAGCTCGAGTCCTACGACCGCGTGCGGGGCATCTCGTACTGGACGAAGAACTACCGCACGTCGATCGAGGCGACCGACCCCGACGCGCTCAACCGCACGTACCCGTACTACGACCCGATCGACACGCTGCCGGTGGAGGGCCAGCAGTGGTGGGCCGAGCACGCGGGCGACGCCGCCCAGGTGGGTCGGCCGGTGCTCGTCACGACCTGACGTCCCGAAGTTCCGACGGGCGCCGGTCCCCGAGGCGCTCGGGTCAGCCGGTCGGGCGGCCCTCGAAGAAGGTGGTCAGCACGATCGTGGTGCGGGTGGACACGTTCGCGGTGGCCCGGATCCTCGCGAGCAGGTCCTCCAGCGCGACCGGTGAGGCCACCCGGACCTTGAGGACGTAGGACTCCAGCCCCGCCACAGAGTGGCAGGCCTCGATCTCACTCACGCCGGCGAGGCGGTCCGGGGCGTCGTCGGGGGCCGAGGGGTCCAGCGGGATGATCGAGACGAAGGCGGTCAGCGGGAGCCCCAGCGCCTCGGCGTCGACCACAGCCGAGTAGCCGCGGATGACCCCGCGCTCCTCCAGCCGCTTGACTCGTTGGTGCACCGCCGAGGTGGACAGGCCGGTCGCCTTGCCGAGCTCGGTGTACGACATGCGGCCGTCACCCTGCAGGAGCCGGACGATCTGTCGGTCGAGGTCCTCCACGGGCAGGAAGGTAGTGGTCGGACGCCGGATCACGCGCAAAGTGTCCAGACCGTGACCCAACCGGCGGATGCGGCGGGCTTCGGGGTCAGGCCTCCAGCCGGACCAGCTCGCGGGGGCGCACGTTGAGCCGCTCGATGGCGGAGCCGTCCTCGGTGACCACCACGATGTCCTCGATGCGGGCGCCGAAGCGCCCCTCGAGATAGATCCCGGGCTCGATGGAGAAGGCCATCCCGGGCTCGAGCAGCTCGGTGTTGCCCGCGACGATGTACGGCTCTTCGTGGGTGGACAGGCCGATCCCGTGCCCCGTCCGGTGCACGAAGGCGGGGCCGTACCCGCCGTCGGCGATCACGTCGCGGGCCGCGGCGTCGACCGACTCGGCGCTGACCCCCGCCCGGGCCCACCGGCAGGCCGCGTCCTGGGCGTCCTGCAGCACGGCGTAGAACGCCGACACCTCCTCGGCCGGCTCGCCGAGGACATAGGTGCGCGTCTCGTCGCTGCAGTAGCCCTCGGGGGTGGTCCCGCCGATGTCGACCACGACGACGTCGCCCGGCTGGACCACCCGGTCGGAGACCTCGTGGTGCGGGCTGGCGCCGTTGGGTCCCGACCCCACGATGACGAAGTCCACGCTCGCGTGCCCGGCGGCCAGGATCGCCTCGGCGATGTCCGTGCCGATCTCTCGCTCGGTACGTCCGGCCCGAAGCCACTCCCCCATCCGCGCGTGCACGGAGTCGATCGCCGCCCCGGCACGGCGAAGCGCGTCCACCTCCTCCGGCGTCTTGCGCATCCGCAGCTCCCGCAGCACCGGGCCCGCCAGGTGCTGCTCCACCTCCGGCATCGCGCGCCGGAAGGCGAGCACCTTCTCCGCCCACATGTGGTCGTCGAGCGCGACCCGCGAGGCACCGGGCACGAGCCCGGCGACGAGTGCGTAGGGGTCCTCGGTCTCCTCCCAGGTGCGGATCTCGACCCCGGCCGCGCCCAGCGGCGAGGCCGCGGCGGCGGAGCGCTCGAGACGCGGGACGACCACCACCGGGTCGGCGTCCGGGCGCACGACCAGGCAGGTCAGCCGTTCCAGGGGCAGCGCCTCGTAGCCGGCGAGGTAGCGAAGGTCCGGGCCGGGTGAGATGAGCAGGGCGTCCAGACCGGCGGCGGCCGTGGCGGTGCGCGCCCGGTCGAGCCGGCCGAGGTCGACGAGGAGCCTGGTCACGGGGCCACTGTAGGTCCGGGCCGCGTCCGGCCGTCACGTACTGTTTCAGGCGTGGCGTGGCGGCGAGCGGTGTCGGCGGTTGCGGTGGCCGGGGCGGGCTGCGTGCTGACCCTCGCCGGATGCAGCGGTGGCGGGGGCGGCGCCTCGTCGACGGCCACGTCGACGGTGGACCCCAGCTGTGTGGCGCCGCGCGCGAGCTCCTCGGCGTACAGCAGCGCGGTCCAGCGCCAGCAGCGGCTGTCCGCCGCGGCGCAGAGCGCGGGGAACACGACCGACAACGACGTGGCCCGGGCCAGGCAGGGCCAGCTGCAGCAGGCGTGGGCGGCGTTCATCCTCGCCCACCAGAGCTGCTTCGACGCCGACACCGTCGCGGCGGCCAAGGAGTACCAGACCGGACCCGGCGGCTGACCGGGCTGCGTGGATAGGGTCCCGGCCATGCGCGTCCTGGTGCTGGGAGCCGGCTTCGGTGGCCTCGAGCTGTCGGCGCGGCTCTCCGACGC containing:
- a CDS encoding amidohydrolase family protein; translation: MTTLLLRDGHVLSPGRPDASAVLLADDRVAWVGSDPLPDADEVVDLAGCLVTPAFVDAHVHATATGLALDGLDLTATHSLAEALDAVATYVRGSRAAVVLGHGWDESRWPDGQAPTRTEVDRAAGGRPSYLARIDVHSAAASSALRALVPQLARLDGYDPDGPLTREAHHAVRAAALAAVTESQRSAAQRTTLDRAASLGIASVHECAGPRISGVDDLTALLELAASSPGPAVTGYWGELASSGGVVRALSVGARGAAGDLFVDGALGSHTAWLREPYADADGTGAAYVSVEEIAEHVVACTRAGLQAGFHAIGDAALAAVTEGLESAAAVVGVPALRAARHRVEHAEMLDAGLVTRLAALGVVASVQPVFDELWGGDAGMYATRLGPQRAAELNPFATMDGAGLALALGSDAPVTPLGGWEAVRAAVHHRSPQHRIDVDRAFAAHTVGGWYAAGVDDAGVLEPGRQAHLAVWDVTEPGLPALDAGSPIPLCLRTIVAGRTVWKDR
- a CDS encoding lysine 2,3-aminomutase → MMPSSADQPYVYRRREPREPDWTRFPGWAEVSTQQWRDVQWQRSHCVKTIKQLHAVVGDLLDEGFYADLERDQAERATMSMLVPPQMLNTMVPASHDAGAPTAAAFTAAFYADPVRRYMLPVLSDRRTDWPSHPYATRDSLHEHDMWVAEGLTHRYPTKVLAELLPTCPQYCGHCTRMDLVGNSTPQVAKLKFGLKPVDRYDAMIDYLRRTPGVRDVVVSGGDVANLPWRQLEAFVDRLLDIENIRDIRLATKALMALPQHWLQDEVRTGMTRIANRARAQGVSVAIHTHVNAAQQVTPLVAEATAAMLEAGVRDVRNQGVLMRGVNTTTDALLDLSFALLDGAGIMPYYFYLCDMIPNAEHWRTSVAHAQQLQHGIMGYLPGFATPRIVCDVPFVGKRWVHQLESYDRVRGISYWTKNYRTSIEATDPDALNRTYPYYDPIDTLPVEGQQWWAEHAGDAAQVGRPVLVTT
- a CDS encoding AsnC family transcriptional regulator; its protein translation is MEDLDRQIVRLLQGDGRMSYTELGKATGLSTSAVHQRVKRLEERGVIRGYSAVVDAEALGLPLTAFVSIIPLDPSAPDDAPDRLAGVSEIEACHSVAGLESYVLKVRVASPVALEDLLARIRATANVSTRTTIVLTTFFEGRPTG
- a CDS encoding Xaa-Pro peptidase family protein, with the translated sequence MTRLLVDLGRLDRARTATAAAGLDALLISPGPDLRYLAGYEALPLERLTCLVVRPDADPVVVVPRLERSAAAASPLGAAGVEIRTWEETEDPYALVAGLVPGASRVALDDHMWAEKVLAFRRAMPEVEQHLAGPVLRELRMRKTPEEVDALRRAGAAIDSVHARMGEWLRAGRTEREIGTDIAEAILAAGHASVDFVIVGSGPNGASPHHEVSDRVVQPGDVVVVDIGGTTPEGYCSDETRTYVLGEPAEEVSAFYAVLQDAQDAACRWARAGVSAESVDAAARDVIADGGYGPAFVHRTGHGIGLSTHEEPYIVAGNTELLEPGMAFSIEPGIYLEGRFGARIEDIVVVTEDGSAIERLNVRPRELVRLEA